The Polaribacter sp. MED152 region AACTACAACAAAAGATATAAGTTTAACGGAACTTTTAGTTTTAACTTTGAAAATAACATCAATGGTATTAGAGGTTTTGATGATTTTTCAAGAGCAAATAACTTTAATGTTAGATGGTCTCATAATCAAGATTCTAAAGCGAGTCCGAATTCGAGATTTACAGCTTCTGTAAATTTAGGTAGTAGTCGGTTTTTTAGAGAATCTTTAAATCAATTTAATGTTTCTCAATCTCAAAACAACACCTTTAATTCGTCTATAAATTATAGTAAAAACTTTGTTGGCACACCATTTAATATGGCAGTTACAGCTTCGCATCAACAAAATACAAATACAGAAAGTATTATAATGACTTTGCCTTCCTTAACGCTAAATATGAATAGGATTTATCCTTTCGCAGGAAAAAATGGCGTTAAGAAAAACCCAATTCAAAAATTAGGTTTTAACTACAACATGCAAGGTCAGTACTTGATAAACACTACAGATGATGAGTTTTTTACAAGTAAAATGTTTGAAACTGCAAGAGCTGGTGTACAACACAAAACAAGTACAAATACCAACATAAAAGCTTTCAGGTACTTTACACTTTCACCAAGCGCAAACTATGAAGAGACTTGGCATTTCGATTATGTTCAAAAAACATACGATCAAACAAATAACGAAGTAGTTACAGATACTTTACGTGGATTTAAATCTTATAGAGAATATAATTTAGGTGTTAGTTTATCAACAAATATTTATGGTGATTTTTCTTTTTCTAAAGGAAGACTTAAAGCAATAAGACATACGTTTAGACCAACCATCTCTTACACTTACAGACCAGATTTTCAAGACAAATACTTGCAGCAAGTACAACAAAGTGCAGATCCTTTAGATGTAATTGATTATACTGTTTTTGATAATGGTATTTATGGAAGACCTTCAGGAGGATTAAGCAATTCAATTGGTATTTCTTTAAACAACGTTTTAGAAGCAAAAGTAGCTCCCAAAGATCCTGATAGCGATGAAGAGGATGAAAAAATAATGATTTTAAACAATCTTAATTTTAATACTGCCTACAATATTGCTGCAGATAGTTTACATTGGTCTAATGTAACATTTAGTGCTGGTACTCGTTTGTTTAAAGACAAACTAGCAGTAAATTTTAATGGAAGTTTAGACCCTTATCAAGTAAATGAAAATGGGGTTAGAATTGATAAATTTAATCCTGGTATTTTTAGATTATCTAATGCTAATTTAACCGCAAACTATTCAATTTCTAGCAAAGACTTTGAAAAGGATTCAAAAAATAAAAGTGCAAACCAAGAAAGCAGAAATGGAAATGGTGCAAACAACCCTCCAGATACCATGGGTGCAGATATTGATCCTACCAACAGGTTTGGTAGACAAGATGCCAATGATGTTGGGGGTGGAACAAAAGAGACAGAACTTTACAACTCTAAAATTCCATGGACTTTGAACTTAGTGTATGCAGCTACATACAGAAACAATGGTGTAGATCCTGGAGAAATTGGCGTACATACTTTAGGCTTTAGTGGTAATATTGAGTTGTCTCCAAAATGGAAAGTGGGTTATTCTTCTGGTTATGATGTTAAAAATGGTGCTTTTTCGTTCTCTAGATTTAATTTTACTAGAGATTTAGACAGTTGGCAATTTAATTTTAATTGGGTGCCTTTTGGATCTAATTCTTCATACACCTTTTTTATTGGTGTAAAATCTTCTACACTTGCTGATTTAAAATGGGATAAAAACAAACCACCAGACAGATTATTATTCTAATAATAATTGCATAAAAAAAATCAAAATCAAATGAAAAAAATAATATCAACTACAAAAGCTCCTGCTCCTATTGGACCTTATAATCAAGCAGTTTTAAGCGGAAATACTTTGTACACTTCTGGTCAAATTGCTATTGATGCAGAAACTGGTGAATTAGTCTTAGATTCAATAGAAGCTGAAACTAAAAAGGTGATGGAAAATATGAAAGCAGTTTTAGAAGCTGCAGAAATGACATTTGAGAATGTTGTAAAATCATCAATTTTTATTTCTGACATGAATAACTTTAGTGAAATAAATAAGGTTTATGCTCAATATTTTGATGAAGAAACTGCACCTGCAAGAGAAACAGTTGAAGTAGCAAATTTACCCAAATTCGTTAATGTAGAAATTAGTATGATTGCTATTAAGTGATTTTAAAAACGACCTTTTTAAACATAAAAAAACCTGATAGAATATTCTATCAGGTTTTTTAGTATTATGTTTTCTATAATTATAGAGAAGCAGAATATTCTACTAAGTCTACTAATTTAGTTGAATAACCAATTTCATTATCATACCAAGAAACAACTTTTACAAAGTTATCATTTAAGGCAATACCTGCATTTGCATCAAATACAGAAGTACGAGTTTCACCAACAAAATCTTGAGAAACTACTAACTCTTCAGTATATCCTAAAACTCCTTCCATTTCATTTTCTGAAGCTGATTTCATAGCTGCTTTTACTTCTTCGTAAGTAGCACCTTTTTCTAATTTTACAGTTAAATCTACTACAGAAACATCCATAGTTGGTACTCTAAATGCCATACCAGTTAACTTACCATTTAATTCAGGAATTACTTTACCTACTGCTTTTGCAGCTCCTGTAGAAGAAGGAATAATATTGTGAATTGCTGCTCTACCACCTCTCCAATCTTTTACAGATGGTCCATCAACAGTATTTTGAGTTGCAGTTGCTGCATGTACAGTTGTCATTAAACCTTCCGCAATTCCAAATTTATCATTTAATACTTTTGCAATTGGTGCTAAACAGTTTGTAGTACAAGATGCGTTAGAAAAGATTGTATCTGAAGCTTGTAATTTTGTATGGTTTACACCCATTACAAACATTGGTGCATCACCTGAAGGTGCAGAAATTGCTACTTTTTTAGCTCCACCTTGAATGTGTAAATTTGCTTGTTCTAAACTTTTGAAAATACCAGTACATTCTAAAACATACTCAGCTCCAACTTCATTCCATTTTAAATCAGCAGGGTTTCTTTCTGCAGAAATTCTAATTTCGTTTCCGTTAACAACTAATTTACCATCTTTAACCTCTACAGTTCCATCAAATGCTCCATGCACTGAATCGTATTTTAACATATAAGCTAAATAATCTACTTCTAATAAATCATTAATTGCTACAACTTGTACGTTATCTCTTTTTACTGCAGATCTAAATGCTAATCTACCTATTCTTCCAAATCCGTTAATTCCTATTTTTATCATTTTGTTAATTCTTTTATTATGTTATGTAGACATAATGTCTGACACTCTTATTAATTCTTTATTTATTTTTGATTGACCTTTAATTGCTTTGTCTAATGGAGTTACTGCCATTTTTTCGTTTAACAGACCCACCATTAAATTAGATTGACCTTCCAATAAACTTTCTACAGCTTTAACACCCATTCTACTTGCAAGAACTCTATCAAAACAAGAAGGTGAACCACCTCTTTGCATGTGACCTAAAACTGATACTCGAACTTCATATTCAGGTAGATTTTCTTCTACATAATCTTTAAGTTCAAATACGTTTTTACCAATCTTATCTCCTTCTGCAACAACTACAATACTAGAAGATTTACCAGATTCTTTACTTCGTTTTAAAGATTCTAATAAACGATCTAAACCAAGATCTTCTTCTGGTATTAAAATTTCTTCAGCACCTGCACCTACTCCTGCATTTAATGCAATATGACCAACATCTCTACCCATTACCTCTACAAAGAATAATCTATTGTGAGAAGAAGCTGTATCTCTAATTTTATCAATTACATCTACAACTGTATTTAATGTAGTATCATATCCTAAAGTATGGCTAGTTCCTGTAATATCATTATCAATAGTACCTGGAATACCCATTACTGGAAAATTAAATTCTTGATTAAAAATTAGTGCCCCTGTAAAAGTACCATCTCCACCAATTACAACAAGTGCATCTATGTCAGCAGCTGTTAAAGCATCGTAAGCTTTTTGTCTACCTTCTTTAGTTCTAAACTCGTTAGATCTGGCCGACTTTAAAAAAGTACCTCCTTTATTAATTATGCCTTTTACGCTTCTTGCATCTAAAGAAATAAAATCTCCTTCAATCATACCTTGGTAACCTCTATAAATACCTGCACATTCAATTTTATAAAATGCACAAGTTCTTACCACTGAACGAATTGCAGCGTTCATACCTGGAGAATCGCCTCCAGAAGTCATTACTCCTATTTTCTTTATTTTACTCATATTTCAATGTAAAATTAATTCTTTTAAATGATTTATAATAATAAAGTTACGAAAACGATTGAGCCTAAATAGCCCATTTTTATTATAAAAATGTTAATTATTTAGGGCTAAAATTATGATTAAAAAATTGGGGAAAAGTACTAATTCCCTTCGAAGTTAATTAGATTATTTTTAGGCACAAGAAGCGTATCTTTCTTAATTTCTGGCTTCTTTTTTTCTTTCTTTTTCTTTAAACCTATTTTTGATAAAAGTTCTGAAAGCGTATTAAAGTTTACTTGATAAGACAAACCAACTCCTTGTGTATAACCTTCTTCTTGTTGTGAGTATTGAATTTCGTTCTGCCTGTTAAAAATAACGCCTCTAAAATTACCTTCTTCGTTTAGCAAAACCTCTACTTTTACCTCACCAACTACACTAGATTGTGTCTGTGCACCAACAGGTACACCTACTTTACCATTAATAATTACTCTATCACTTACTTGTGTACTTACAGAAACATCA contains the following coding sequences:
- a CDS encoding putative LPS assembly protein LptD — encoded protein: MQSNLSYLLLFCCFFFIKLSFSQDIPTKKKIEIPSVKKDTLIAKKRDSLGIIKRDSLLAKKTDTINSDSIKPKESIDDIITHIAKDYTIQDAKNKTVTLYNEANITYTDIDLKAGIIIIDYKNNTLFAKGIVDSTGYTQRPNFKQGNQESEQDSLLYNFKSKRALIYGLKTQQGEMFTYGEKTKRVNDSTIYVRKIRFTTSDKENPDYYITTNKAKLVPGKKIIVGTSNLVLADVPTPLFLPFAYFPMSEKSVSGFLIPAFDTGSSSRGIGFQNGGYYFAINDYVDLTLLGDAYSNGSWGVRMSSNYNKRYKFNGTFSFNFENNINGIRGFDDFSRANNFNVRWSHNQDSKASPNSRFTASVNLGSSRFFRESLNQFNVSQSQNNTFNSSINYSKNFVGTPFNMAVTASHQQNTNTESIIMTLPSLTLNMNRIYPFAGKNGVKKNPIQKLGFNYNMQGQYLINTTDDEFFTSKMFETARAGVQHKTSTNTNIKAFRYFTLSPSANYEETWHFDYVQKTYDQTNNEVVTDTLRGFKSYREYNLGVSLSTNIYGDFSFSKGRLKAIRHTFRPTISYTYRPDFQDKYLQQVQQSADPLDVIDYTVFDNGIYGRPSGGLSNSIGISLNNVLEAKVAPKDPDSDEEDEKIMILNNLNFNTAYNIAADSLHWSNVTFSAGTRLFKDKLAVNFNGSLDPYQVNENGVRIDKFNPGIFRLSNANLTANYSISSKDFEKDSKNKSANQESRNGNGANNPPDTMGADIDPTNRFGRQDANDVGGGTKETELYNSKIPWTLNLVYAATYRNNGVDPGEIGVHTLGFSGNIELSPKWKVGYSSGYDVKNGAFSFSRFNFTRDLDSWQFNFNWVPFGSNSSYTFFIGVKSSTLADLKWDKNKPPDRLLF
- a CDS encoding Rid family detoxifying hydrolase; this translates as MKKIISTTKAPAPIGPYNQAVLSGNTLYTSGQIAIDAETGELVLDSIEAETKKVMENMKAVLEAAEMTFENVVKSSIFISDMNNFSEINKVYAQYFDEETAPARETVEVANLPKFVNVEISMIAIK
- the gap gene encoding type I glyceraldehyde-3-phosphate dehydrogenase, with the protein product MIKIGINGFGRIGRLAFRSAVKRDNVQVVAINDLLEVDYLAYMLKYDSVHGAFDGTVEVKDGKLVVNGNEIRISAERNPADLKWNEVGAEYVLECTGIFKSLEQANLHIQGGAKKVAISAPSGDAPMFVMGVNHTKLQASDTIFSNASCTTNCLAPIAKVLNDKFGIAEGLMTTVHAATATQNTVDGPSVKDWRGGRAAIHNIIPSSTGAAKAVGKVIPELNGKLTGMAFRVPTMDVSVVDLTVKLEKGATYEEVKAAMKSASENEMEGVLGYTEELVVSQDFVGETRTSVFDANAGIALNDNFVKVVSWYDNEIGYSTKLVDLVEYSASL
- the pfkA gene encoding 6-phosphofructokinase, coding for MSKIKKIGVMTSGGDSPGMNAAIRSVVRTCAFYKIECAGIYRGYQGMIEGDFISLDARSVKGIINKGGTFLKSARSNEFRTKEGRQKAYDALTAADIDALVVIGGDGTFTGALIFNQEFNFPVMGIPGTIDNDITGTSHTLGYDTTLNTVVDVIDKIRDTASSHNRLFFVEVMGRDVGHIALNAGVGAGAEEILIPEEDLGLDRLLESLKRSKESGKSSSIVVVAEGDKIGKNVFELKDYVEENLPEYEVRVSVLGHMQRGGSPSCFDRVLASRMGVKAVESLLEGQSNLMVGLLNEKMAVTPLDKAIKGQSKINKELIRVSDIMST